From a region of the Daphnia pulicaria isolate SC F1-1A chromosome 1, SC_F0-13Bv2, whole genome shotgun sequence genome:
- the LOC124321209 gene encoding uncharacterized protein LOC124321209 produces the protein MHPPVCNSSSSSSSSSSRPSMLRPAAMRSRRDATTRSSAALVALLALCLCEVGSVLVAKESAAVQQPGAGVKSMLSPANVQPHQTWQQHPEKERSAPRSVRRSQSAGWIQSEENHDHPYVPHSKASSSQPSSSSSSSSSATWIEPLLRQQWEPMSSSDEPEEMTAAGSNDVMTSEAVAVAKPVSWRDNELVAPSSVDQVDGSKSGVQQLNWHEAQLARLHGLGPAEIAALSTWQHKLRLHPLPNRLIATTGWQHQHHQPPSFSPRNLLPLNGGSHGPKSSLHSQQVLTPFDDDADVPPGKLGGNGGNGGNGGGGHHPLNRLQYVQQSNQTQPDESQDNLLLLPLWPKRSTSDMKKSDRENNRNRNAANNRKEKSEAANAGQVPGGKGNKAKGSRKQQQQQQHSQDSSSSHRPFSGAATGASALDGAALQQHEHNGRPSGGSSPTPDVNRMNRNLATQFLLRSPRENRQYDVPIIECPPAEDGMERFACPTPDIVGRYRCIDDHVLCDGFIDCPGGEDEDGQACMFYKTMKAHLDLVADALLRWVRGR, from the exons ATGCATCCGCCCGTGTgtaatagcagcagcagcagcagcagcagcagcagccgcccgTCAATGTTGCGCCCAGCAGCCATGCGATCGCGTCGCGACGCAACAACGAGAAGCAGTGCGGCCCTGGTGGCTTTGCTGGCCCTGTGTTTGTGTGAGGTTGGATCTGTTCTAGTCGCCAAAGAGAGTGCCGCCGTCCAGCAGCCGGGTGCCGGGGTCAAATCGATGCTCTCGCCGGCAAATGTTCAGCCACATCAGACGTGGCAGCAACATCCGGAAAAGGAGCGCTCGGCTCCACGCAGCGTCCGCCGGAGTCAGTCGGCCGGCTGGATCCAGTCGGAGGAGAACCATGATCATCCGTACGTCCCTCACAGCAAGGCCTCGTCATCTCagccatcgtcgtcgtcgtcgtcgtcgtcgtcggccacATGGATTGAGCCGCTTCTTCGTCAGCAATGGGAGCCGATGAGCTCGAGCGACGAGCCGGAAGAGATGACTGCGGCCGGATCGAATGATGTGATGACGAGCGAGGCTGTCGCCGTGGCTAAGCCGGTCTCTTGGCGTGACAACGAGCTGGTGGCCCCGTCGAGCGTCGACCAGGTAGACGGGAGCAAGAGCGGCGTCCAACAACTCAACTGGCACGAAGCACAGCTGGCCCGCCTCCACGGATTGGGACCGGCGGAAATCGCCGCTCTCTCGACGTGGCAGCACAAGTTGAGGCTTCATCCGCTGCCTAATCGGCTGATAGCGACGACGGGCTGGCAGCACCAACACCATCAGCCGCCATCTTTTTCGCCCAGAAATTTGCTGCCGCTCAATGGTGGCAGCCACGGCCCAAAGTCCTCGCTGCACAGCCAACAGGTCCTGACGCCATTTGACGACGACGCCGACGTCCCGCCCGGCAAACTAGGCGGCAACGGCGGCAACGGCGGCAACGGCGGCGGTGGCCACCACCCATTGAATCGCCTCCAGTACGTCCAGCAGAGCAACCAGACGCAGCCTGACGAGAGCCAAGACAATTTGCTACTCCTGCCGCTCTGGCCCAAGCGCTCGACCTCCGACATGAAGAAATCCGACAGGGAGAACAACAGGAACCGCAATGCAGCCAATAACCGCAAAGAGAAGAGCGAGGCCGCCAACGCCGGACAGGTGCCCGGTGGCAAAGGCAATAAAGCCAAGGGCTCccgcaagcagcagcagcagcagcagcactcgcaAGATTCCTCATCGTCGCATCGCCCGTTTTCAGGTGCGGCGACGGGAGCTTCGGCCCTGGACGGAGCGGCCCTGCAGCAGCACGAACACAATGGCCGGCCTTCTGGAGGTTCGTCGCCGACGCCCGACGTCAATCGGATGAACCGCAATCTGGCCACCCAGTTCCTGTTGCGTTCGCCGAGAGAAAACCGCCAGTACGACGTCCCAATTATCG AGTGCCCACCTGCCGAAGACGGAATGGAGCGCTTTGCATGTCCAACGCCGGATATCGTCGGGCGCTACCGATGCATCGACGATCACGTTCTTTGTGATGGTTTCATCGACTGCCCTGGCGGCGAGGATGAAGATGGCCAAGCTTGCATGTTCTACAAAACG ATGAAAGCACATTTGGATCTGGTGGCTGACGCTCTCTTACGATGGGTGAGGGGTCGCTAA